The window ATGGCCTGCCGCACGGACCCTGACGAGGGGTTCAAATATATGATGTATACCGCCCCCCTTCTGCCCCAGGGCTGTAGATGCGGCTTTGAACTGCTCCGGGAAGAGTCAGCTAAAGCGTCCGAAAATCTCATGGGTAAAAATTTTGACACCTATGCCAAAAAACAGGTGGAAAACTACAAAAAACTTGCAGAGGAAAAAACGGCTCAGCTGGTGGAAAAACAGGAAAAACTGATCCAGGATCTCAAGGAAGCCGGTGTTGATACCAAGCCCATGACCGAAGAGATTGATAAAATCAAAGAAAAAATGGCAAAAGCCGGCAAGACGGATGAACCGGTATTGTCAGCCGAAGCCGAACAGTTAACCCGGCTCATGGAGAACATTCTTCCGGGAATCACAAAAGAGGGGGGTGGCCCCAACCTGTCAAAACTTAATTTGCAAGGGTTTGACGATCTTCAGGCTTATATGGTCAACAGCGCGGATGAGAAAAAGAAACAGATTCTTGAGGATGTTAAGAGCAAACTTAAGGAAGCCGGGGAGCGGGAGGGATACCAGGCGCTGAAAGATCTTAGGAAGAGGCATGAAATGAAAGGCATGAACGGATTGGATGCAGATCTTGACGAAATGTTTGATATCGACAGGGTCATCAAGACCATTGACAACCTGAACAATGGGACGGACCAGCCCCGGTCCCTGACGCCTTTGCCCCGGGTAAAACTGACCGGACAGTTTGACGACCTGAAAGAAAGACTTGAAAAGGCCCAGGATCAGATGCAGGAGATCCGGGAGAAGGTTGTATCCTTGGATGATTTTAAAAAAATCAAAGAAGAAATTCCCAAAGACGACATGAAAGATAAGAGGAAAGGTGTGGAAGATCTTTTTGACACAGAGTTCTCCCAGGAAAAAGTAACGGAACTTGGCTCCAGGATTACTGAAATGGAAGAACCGCTCAGGCAGGCCGAACAGCGGGCCAAAAGCGCCTATGGCCTGACAGCGCACCTGATCGAAGGATCATCCTCCCCCCATGAAGGCCAGGAGCAAGATATTGCGGCGAAACTTATGGCCGCCCATAAAAACGGCTCCCCCACCGCCAACGGCGATTACGCCTTTGTGGACCTGTCAGGCCGGGACCTGTCGGGAATTGATTTAAGCAACTGCTATCTGGAATATGCAAACCTGGCCCACACCAATCTGACCAAAGCCAATTTAAGCAGGGCCATTCTTGCCCATGCGGATTTGACCGGTGCCACCCTGGCGAATGCCGATTTGACAGGCGCCAATGTCGGGGCGGTTCTTATCAGGGGCACAAAATTTATCAATGCGGATCTGACAGGTGCCACCCTTTCCAGGTCAGTTATCGAAGACGCAGACTTTATAGGGTGTTCCTTTGGCGACAGACAGGACCTTTTTCTGGAAACAAAATTTTGCAGGTCAAATTTCAGAGGGTCATCAATGAAGGCGTGCGACTTCATTGATATGGATCTGACCGGGTGCTGTTTTGACAGTGCAGACCTGGCCCAGTCCAACTTTATACATCCGGTGCTGGAGAAAACCTCATTTAAAGGGGCTGTACTTGAAGGCGTCAATTTCATCGGGGCAAAGGGGGAAAATGCATCATTCCGTGAATCCCGGATGAATAATGTCCGGTTCCTTGACAGCTGTGTTCTGGCCAATGCAGACTTTTCCATGGCAGATGCCGCCCAGTCATGTTTGCGGCAATGTGATTTCAAAAACAGCAATTTTTCAGGTGCATGCCTTGACAGGGCGGATCTTGGGGAATCAGACCTGTCCCATTCACTGTTTAACCGTGCCCGGGCTGTCCAGGCCCAGTTCATCAAGGCGGATCTGAGCTTTGCACAGCTTCACAGGATCAATCTCATGGAAGGAAACCTGATGAAGGCAAGGCTTGTGGGGGCAAGCTTTACCCAGGCCAATCTGTATTCGGTCAGTTTCCTGAAAAGCCGGGTGGACAAAAATACTGATTTCACGGACGCATACCTGGAACAGACAATGCTCTATGAACAAGATTAGGGTATAAAGGCGGCGTATGGATAAGCAAGAACTGGAAGCATGGGTTAAAGGGCACGGCGAATTACCCGTCATTGCAGGGCAGGACTTTTCCGGCCTTGACTATCAGGGTATAGACCTTGGCGGCGGATTGTTTGAACATGTAAAATTCATCAACACCAATCTAAAAGGGGCTGTGCTCAAGGAGTGCAACTTCATATCCTGTGATTTTACAGGAGCCTGCCTGGATGATGCAAACCTTGCGGCGGCAAATTTCACCGATTTAACCGCAAAAGGTGTATCGCTCAAGGGTGCGGATCTTTCCGATACAAATTTTATTGAAGCGGCAATGGATGGTGCAGATTTAGGAAGCGCACGGTTGTCCGGAACAAACTTTGCACAGACGGATCTGACCCAGGCCTCGTTCAGGCAGAGCAGATCGGAGAATGTAAATTTTCTCAAATGCGGACTGAAAAATGCTGATTTCACCGATTCTGAGCACTACCGCCCCAATATTCTGGAATCCGATACCACAGGCGCAGTTTTTTCCCAGGCAGTGTTTACCATGGGATTTTTTCTAAAACCGGATTTGAGCCATCAAAACCTTTCCGGCACAACGTTTACCCAATGCCAGTTCATGGAGGCTGATTTTTCCCAGGCAGAACTTTCAGGCATGGATCTGACCCAGTGCGGATTTACAGGGGCAAAGCTTGAAGGGGCGGACTTTGGTGGGGCAACAGCGAAAAGCGCCCTGTTCATTAAATCCCTCTTAAAGGGGGCAAGGTTTGTGGGCGCCCGGCTTGACCAGGCGCTTTTCAATGAAGCGGATCTGTGCCAGGCAGATTTTACCAATGCCAGCCTGGTGCAGGCCCAGTTTACAAAGGCTGTTTGTTCAGGAACAAAATTTACAGGGGCGGACCTGACCTATGCTGATTTCTCCCACGCTGACTTAAGCGGTGCAGATTTGTCCAGCACCGGACTGTTCAGGACAAATCTGCATGAAATCATTGAAAATGAAACCACATGGCAAGGGTCCACAAGGGAGCTGGCCCTGTCAACCGACGAAAAAAAGGCAGCAGCAGAAAAGTTCAAACCATGAAAATTTAAATCTCAGCCTGACGAGCAGGTATGATGAATCATTATGAGGTGTGTGAATGAAAGCAAGTGTAATTCCAATGGCCCACTGCCCGGAACAGGGCGCTATGGGCACGGCAATCGTCAAGGAGATTGCCGGTGAAAACATTATCATTGCAATGGAAAACGGCCTGGTCTCTTCCCGAAAAGCCTTCAGCTGCCTTGTCTCCCCCGTGAAGGATGACAAAGTGCTTTTTACAAGGCAGGATTCCTGTTACATCCTTGCCGTGCTTGAACGGTCTGCCGGACCTGATATGGTGCTTGACGTGCCGGGAAATCTCTCCGTGCGGGCAAAACAGGGCGCCATCACCGCCCAGGCTGTTGACAAGGTGTCACTATCATCACTGAACGGGGTGGAAACTGTTGCGCCGCAATTCACTGTTATTGCCGATAACACCACGGTTGCATCCCATGACATGACACTGAAAAGTGAACGGATTCAAGCCGTCTCAAGTGAGGTGAAACTCTTTGCAAAGTGTTTGAACTTCATGGCGGACCAGTGGTTCCAGCAGTCAAAAAATGAAACACGGGTTGTTGAAGGTGTGGAAACCCATACCAGCGGCAGTTTAATACAGAACATAAAAAAAGCACTGTCCATTCGTTCCGTCTATTCAACAATCACGGCTAAAAAAGATATGAAAATAGATGCGGAACGTATCCACATGGGATAAAATGGATTAAAAAAGGAGAGAACAACATGCCATTTGTCAACACCCAGGCCGGAGGGTCAAACTTTGCATTCCCCGATGTCTGCCTGACACCCGCCCCGCCCGCCCCACCGATACCCTTACCATACCCAAACACCTCAATGCCCAATACGGCCATTCCCAATCAGTTTAAAATCTTTACCATGGCCATGCCGGACCACAATCTTCAGACAACCGTACCCATGAGCAACGGGGACAACCCGGGTGTGGGGCTGAATCCCGTATCCGGCATGGTCATGGGACCGACAAAACATATAGTGGGCAGTTTCAAGGTTTTTAAGGTTGGCATGCCGGCCACAAAGATGCTCAGCATGACAGGACAGAACGGTATGTCACCGGGTGCCCTAGGCTCAACGCTGGCACCCAGCCAGACAAAGGTGATGATTTTAAGCTGATTGTATATCGTCGGCTCATGGAGGGAATATGGGTTCTGACTGTAACAAATCAAAACAACAGGAACATGAGCGCTGGCTCAACGCCATCATTGACGCATCACCCGTGCCACTTGTACTGGGGGAAAAAGACGGCAAGACCCTTTACCTGAATCCCTGCTTTACCGACACCTTCGGTTACACCCTGGATGATATACCCCATATAGACGAGTGGTGGCTGAAAGCATATCCTGATCCGGTTTACAGAGAAGAAGCAAAAAGTCTTTTGGTGGAGCGGATCAGGCAGACCGGTCAGAACCACGCCCCGTTCATCCCCATGGAACTTCGCATCCACTGTAAAAACGGAGAGTTTCGTACAGTCTACGCATCCATGTCCAGACTGAAAGGAAATTCAAAGCAATTGCGTCTGTTTTCCTTGTCTGACGTAACACTGATCAAGAGCATTACTGAAAGGCTACAGACTCTTCTTGCCAATGCCAGCGACGGCATACACGTCCTGGACAGACAGGGAAACATCGTCGAATTCAGTGAATCTTTTTCCCGAATGCTCGGTTACACCCGCGAAGAGACCGCCCAGTTGAACATCATGGACTGGGATGCTCTTATCCCCGGCAATGATTTTCTTTCTTACACTCAAAAGCTCATGGATTCCAACGGGACTTTTGATACCCGTTATCGCCGCAAGGACGGCGAATTGATCGACGTGGAGATCCATGCACAATGGATTGTCTTTGACGGTCAGCAGTTGCTGTATGCCTCCAGCCGCGACATAACGAAACGCAAAAGAGCCGAAGAGAAGCTTACGCAGGCAATGCTCGAACAAAGCGCTATCCTGGAAAATGCAAACGTCGGCATTACCCTGATCAAAAACCGCATCCAGGTGAAGTCCAACAGGAAAATGGCTGAAATATTCGGCTACGAGCTGGAAGAAATGACAAATGCCAGCACCAGAAAACTTTATATCTCCCAGGAGGAGTTCGAAAGCTTAGGTCGACAGATTTATCCCATCATTTTCAGCGGTGGAGTTTATACGGCAGAGCGCGAGATGTGCCGTAAGGACGGCTCACTTATCTGGGTACGGATTTACGGCAAGGCCATTAATGTTGAAGCTCCGGAATCGGGCAGCATACTGGTTTTTGAAGACATTAGTGACGCCAAAGCCAAAGAACAGGCCTTACACAAGGCAAAAGCCCTGGCCGAACAGGCCAGTAATCTGAAATCAGAATTCCTGGCGAACATGAGCCATGAGATCCGAACACCCATGAATGCGATTCTGGGCCTGTCACAAATCATTCTGGACACGGAACTTAACACCCTGCAGCGTGATTACATGGAAAAATTGCACAAATCTGCAGAATCGCTGCTGGGCATCATCAACGACATCCTTGATTATTCCAAAATCGAGGCCGGCAAATTGAATATTGAAGCCACCGAATTCAGGCTTTTTGAACTTTTGGATGCCACGGCCGGGCTTTTCTCCTATACGGCAGCGGAAAAAGGTCTGGAGTTGATTTTTGACATTGACCTTGAACTGCCGCCCCTGCTGATTGGAGATCCCCTTCGTCTGCGTCAGATCCTCAATAATCTGCTGGGCAATGCCGTTAAATTTACCCGGCAGGGAAGCGTGACCCTGGGCATGAAAAGGCAGGACCGGAAGGACGGGCGGTTTCACCTTCAGGCCTGTGTCACCGATACAGGAATCGGCATGACACCGGATCAGATCGACAGGATTTTTACCCCCTTTGAACAGGCGGAATCATCCACCACACGTCGTTTTGGCGGCACCGGACTTGGATTAAGCATCAGCCGGCGCCTCATTGAATTAATGGGTGGAGAAATCAGCGTCCAAAGCCAACCCGGGGCCGGAACGGCCTTCACGTTTTCAATTCCACTGGGCATCTCCGATTCCCCAACGCCCGGATACTCCCGGGCTGTGGGTTTGAGCCCCGTACGGACGCTGATTGTTGAAGATGACACGGCCTCTCGAAATGTACTGGCAGGAATTTTTAACTCCTGGGGTTTTGACGTGGAGCTGGCATCCACTGCAGAACAGGGTTTGAACATGGCTTTGTCCGCCATGGACGAAGGACGCCCCTTCAGGCAAATCATCGTTGACTGGAGGCTGCCGGGCATGGACGGCATTGGAATGACAGGCCATCTGCGGGACGCTGAATCTTTGAATAGAAATAATGGCTACAGGCATGCCGTTATAATCATGGTGACGGCTTACGGTCGCAGAGCCGCCCTGGAGGCGAGTCATGAGAGCAAAATTGACGCAATTTTGGACAAACCCGTTATCGCTTCTCAACTTTACAATATCTGTCTCAGCCTGCAGGGGACCGGTCTGGATTCGAAAAATGGTCAGTCATGGATCAGCGGTCTGTACCACGCCCGCAATCAACTTAAATCCATTCACGGAGCGCGGATTCTGCTGGTGGAGGATAACCCGACCAACCAATTGATTGCCAGCGACATACTAAAAAAAATGGGGCTCTGCGTTGATATAGCCAACAACGGACTGGAGGGTGTGTCCATGGCGTCCTCAACTTTATTTGATGCAATTTTAATGGACCTGCAGATGCCTGAACTGGATGGTGTTCAAGCCACAGGTCGCATCAGAAAATTTAAAACCGGTAAAGACGTTCCCATCATAGCCATGACTGCGGCAGCCATGGCTGCTGATAAAACGACCTGCTTGAACGCAGGCATGGATGATTTCGTGCCCAAACCCATAGATATCAATTTGCTCGCAGCGGCCCTGTTGCGCTGGATTCCCCCCCGCATTCAAGAAACCGAAGACCGTCTTAATCCCGTGGTGAATGCCTTGAATATTTCCGGAAATGGTAAGCCGTTTTCGGCTAAAGGGCTGAATTTGTCCGACGCTGCCGGACGCATGGGCAATGACTGGGCGTTACTGCGTCAGGCACTGCGTTCCTTTGTTAATGATTTCAAAGAATTTCCGGAACAGTTTGAAGCCTGTTTAACGCACAGTCGCCAGGATGACGCCCTGCGGATGGTGCATACCATAAAGGGGTCGTCCAAACTCATCGGGGCTGATAACCTTTCAGAGATCAGTGCAACTCTCGAACACGAACTAAAAAGAGGACAATGCGCATCGTGGCAAAGGATGCGGGGCAAACTTACCGAGGTCCTGGATGCCATTGCAGCGGTCCCTGAAACCAAAGGTGATATTGCTCGCCCTCTGGATATTTCCCACTTCAGTGAACTGGCCCGGCGTATTTTCAGTGATCTGAGCAATTCCCGCTTCGTGCCGCCGGAATCAGTCCAAGACATTTGTTCACAGATGGCCGGAGCCGGATACGATGAGCAGAGTGAAACATTTAAACGTCATATTGATGCATTCAATTATCCAAAAGCGTGTGATATTCTAACCGATATCGCTGCTGCACTTCAATTTGAGATAAAGGAGACAGGCGCATGATCACACCAGGCGACATGACAAGCGCCAAAGATACGATTCTTATTGTTGATGACACACCGACCAATATCCAGGTATTGGCCCAGGCATTGATGAAAAAATATGAGGTCAAGGTGGCCATAAACGGTCCTGCAGCCTTGAAGATCGTTATGGGCAATGAAAAGCCGGATCTGATTCTCCTGGATATCATGATGCCGGATATGGATGGATATGAGGTCTGCCGGCGCATCAAACAGGATGCGGGAACCCGGAATATTCCCATTTTTTTTATCACTGCCAGAGACGAAGTCTCCGACCAGAAAAAAGGCTTTGACCTGGGAGCTGCCGATTACATTGTAAAACCCTTTGAGCTTGCGCTTGTCATGGCCAGGATCAATGTCCACCTCAGGCTGAAACGAAAAACAGAGCGACTGGAAAAGCTGGCATCTGTAGACGGCCTGACAGATATTCCCAATCGGCGGACCCTGGAGAGCACTCTGGCGCGGGAATGCCGACGATCCATGCGGAACAGTAAACCACTTTCCGTACTCATGATTGATGTGGATCATTTCAAAGCCTATAACGACAATTACGGCCACGGGGCGGGCGACGAATGCCTGTGTGCTCTGGCAAAAGTACTTGAAGCCTCTTTGCGGCGGCCCACTGATTTTGCAGGCAGATATGGCGGAGAGGAGTTTGCCATTATCCTTCCTGACTGTGATACAGACGGTGCCATGAAGGTGGCAGAAAAGATCCGTACCCGGATTGCCTCCCTGGCGATTCCCCACGCTTTTTCCGGGACAGCGGCGCATGTAACCGTGAGTATCGGTGGCAAGTCAATGCTTTTCAATGCTGAAACCTCCGGTGATGAGCTGCTTCAAAAGGCAGACCAGGCTCTTTATCTTGCCAAGGAACAGGGCCGTGACAGGGTTATTATTTTAGACTCAGCAGATTCAGTCTATAGTATTTGAATGAAAAGCCCCCCTCTGCTTGGTTGTAAGAAAATGTGCAATCCTCACCATATTTGGGAAAGCTCCGGTTATCATTTTTTCTGGCATATTTTATGTGCATATTCTATGAGTATATATAGTCTGTCTTTTCAATCGTTGCCCACCTTGTGTTCCTTCACAACCTAAAAATTTTAAAATATAGCCGATTGACAAAACTGCAGCATTAATTTAAACATGTTTAAATCATAAACTAGTTTAATAAAAAAACATGTTCAATTAAGGTGCCCATGAATCGAAAAGAAGCAAATAAGGCGGAAACACGGCAGCTGATTCTTCAAGCGGCCAGAAAACTGTTTTTTGAAGAAGAATTCAGCCAATGCACAATGCGGCGGGTTGCGGCAGAAGCCGGTGTGTCTGCCGCGTCTGTTGTTGTTCATTTTAAAAATAAAACCGCACTCATGGAGGCGGCCCTGGCCGAAGACATTGGGCGAATCTGGCATAGCGCTTTAAAA is drawn from uncultured Desulfobacter sp. and contains these coding sequences:
- a CDS encoding DUF2169 domain-containing protein, which gives rise to MNIIKSLHAGVLYKTFDHRNKSYFTVSLLWGFSLDSGTPVLEQKLWELLGKNCRDGAVIDMGMPKARAEYIVYGSFFAENQKPVQAGKVKVTLGPLSKEIYVFGDRQWNRLGISDPVPMIEVPLVYANAFGGDGYEKNPMGKGYCRITSQDETSIPLPNLEYPGQIIGSVKDRPEPAGLGPVDISWQPRAGKSGTYDATYVKERIPGLPDDIDWTFFNQGAYDQWMPGHFTGDESFELLNMSRNTPRIHGRLPGVQGRCFINHNRNDETLFKEIACKLDTVLFFPDENTGCVIHRGTVEVAEDDAADIKQLLLAHENIADAPRPHEHYLNEMACRTDPDEGFKYMMYTAPLLPQGCRCGFELLREESAKASENLMGKNFDTYAKKQVENYKKLAEEKTAQLVEKQEKLIQDLKEAGVDTKPMTEEIDKIKEKMAKAGKTDEPVLSAEAEQLTRLMENILPGITKEGGGPNLSKLNLQGFDDLQAYMVNSADEKKKQILEDVKSKLKEAGEREGYQALKDLRKRHEMKGMNGLDADLDEMFDIDRVIKTIDNLNNGTDQPRSLTPLPRVKLTGQFDDLKERLEKAQDQMQEIREKVVSLDDFKKIKEEIPKDDMKDKRKGVEDLFDTEFSQEKVTELGSRITEMEEPLRQAEQRAKSAYGLTAHLIEGSSSPHEGQEQDIAAKLMAAHKNGSPTANGDYAFVDLSGRDLSGIDLSNCYLEYANLAHTNLTKANLSRAILAHADLTGATLANADLTGANVGAVLIRGTKFINADLTGATLSRSVIEDADFIGCSFGDRQDLFLETKFCRSNFRGSSMKACDFIDMDLTGCCFDSADLAQSNFIHPVLEKTSFKGAVLEGVNFIGAKGENASFRESRMNNVRFLDSCVLANADFSMADAAQSCLRQCDFKNSNFSGACLDRADLGESDLSHSLFNRARAVQAQFIKADLSFAQLHRINLMEGNLMKARLVGASFTQANLYSVSFLKSRVDKNTDFTDAYLEQTMLYEQD
- a CDS encoding pentapeptide repeat-containing protein — translated: MDKQELEAWVKGHGELPVIAGQDFSGLDYQGIDLGGGLFEHVKFINTNLKGAVLKECNFISCDFTGACLDDANLAAANFTDLTAKGVSLKGADLSDTNFIEAAMDGADLGSARLSGTNFAQTDLTQASFRQSRSENVNFLKCGLKNADFTDSEHYRPNILESDTTGAVFSQAVFTMGFFLKPDLSHQNLSGTTFTQCQFMEADFSQAELSGMDLTQCGFTGAKLEGADFGGATAKSALFIKSLLKGARFVGARLDQALFNEADLCQADFTNASLVQAQFTKAVCSGTKFTGADLTYADFSHADLSGADLSSTGLFRTNLHEIIENETTWQGSTRELALSTDEKKAAAEKFKP
- a CDS encoding DUF3540 domain-containing protein produces the protein MKASVIPMAHCPEQGAMGTAIVKEIAGENIIIAMENGLVSSRKAFSCLVSPVKDDKVLFTRQDSCYILAVLERSAGPDMVLDVPGNLSVRAKQGAITAQAVDKVSLSSLNGVETVAPQFTVIADNTTVASHDMTLKSERIQAVSSEVKLFAKCLNFMADQWFQQSKNETRVVEGVETHTSGSLIQNIKKALSIRSVYSTITAKKDMKIDAERIHMG
- a CDS encoding DUF4150 domain-containing protein, which gives rise to MPFVNTQAGGSNFAFPDVCLTPAPPAPPIPLPYPNTSMPNTAIPNQFKIFTMAMPDHNLQTTVPMSNGDNPGVGLNPVSGMVMGPTKHIVGSFKVFKVGMPATKMLSMTGQNGMSPGALGSTLAPSQTKVMILS
- a CDS encoding PAS domain S-box protein translates to MGSDCNKSKQQEHERWLNAIIDASPVPLVLGEKDGKTLYLNPCFTDTFGYTLDDIPHIDEWWLKAYPDPVYREEAKSLLVERIRQTGQNHAPFIPMELRIHCKNGEFRTVYASMSRLKGNSKQLRLFSLSDVTLIKSITERLQTLLANASDGIHVLDRQGNIVEFSESFSRMLGYTREETAQLNIMDWDALIPGNDFLSYTQKLMDSNGTFDTRYRRKDGELIDVEIHAQWIVFDGQQLLYASSRDITKRKRAEEKLTQAMLEQSAILENANVGITLIKNRIQVKSNRKMAEIFGYELEEMTNASTRKLYISQEEFESLGRQIYPIIFSGGVYTAEREMCRKDGSLIWVRIYGKAINVEAPESGSILVFEDISDAKAKEQALHKAKALAEQASNLKSEFLANMSHEIRTPMNAILGLSQIILDTELNTLQRDYMEKLHKSAESLLGIINDILDYSKIEAGKLNIEATEFRLFELLDATAGLFSYTAAEKGLELIFDIDLELPPLLIGDPLRLRQILNNLLGNAVKFTRQGSVTLGMKRQDRKDGRFHLQACVTDTGIGMTPDQIDRIFTPFEQAESSTTRRFGGTGLGLSISRRLIELMGGEISVQSQPGAGTAFTFSIPLGISDSPTPGYSRAVGLSPVRTLIVEDDTASRNVLAGIFNSWGFDVELASTAEQGLNMALSAMDEGRPFRQIIVDWRLPGMDGIGMTGHLRDAESLNRNNGYRHAVIIMVTAYGRRAALEASHESKIDAILDKPVIASQLYNICLSLQGTGLDSKNGQSWISGLYHARNQLKSIHGARILLVEDNPTNQLIASDILKKMGLCVDIANNGLEGVSMASSTLFDAILMDLQMPELDGVQATGRIRKFKTGKDVPIIAMTAAAMAADKTTCLNAGMDDFVPKPIDINLLAAALLRWIPPRIQETEDRLNPVVNALNISGNGKPFSAKGLNLSDAAGRMGNDWALLRQALRSFVNDFKEFPEQFEACLTHSRQDDALRMVHTIKGSSKLIGADNLSEISATLEHELKRGQCASWQRMRGKLTEVLDAIAAVPETKGDIARPLDISHFSELARRIFSDLSNSRFVPPESVQDICSQMAGAGYDEQSETFKRHIDAFNYPKACDILTDIAAALQFEIKETGA
- a CDS encoding diguanylate cyclase; translation: MITPGDMTSAKDTILIVDDTPTNIQVLAQALMKKYEVKVAINGPAALKIVMGNEKPDLILLDIMMPDMDGYEVCRRIKQDAGTRNIPIFFITARDEVSDQKKGFDLGAADYIVKPFELALVMARINVHLRLKRKTERLEKLASVDGLTDIPNRRTLESTLARECRRSMRNSKPLSVLMIDVDHFKAYNDNYGHGAGDECLCALAKVLEASLRRPTDFAGRYGGEEFAIILPDCDTDGAMKVAEKIRTRIASLAIPHAFSGTAAHVTVSIGGKSMLFNAETSGDELLQKADQALYLAKEQGRDRVIILDSADSVYSI